The following are encoded in a window of Pseudomonas graminis genomic DNA:
- a CDS encoding alpha/beta fold hydrolase, producing MTRSDSVNSSNCKPGFSRRGILQASAVGAASAVAGSFASTASASSPPSGRHSSAKLDDAFRVRFHTQKVGDVEVFYREVGAKDAPVLLLLHGFPSASHMFRTLMPLLASQYRLIAPDLPGFGNTLAPPRGQFDYTFDNLYKVVEGFTEALGLTRYALYIFDYGAPTGLRLAAANPEKVTAIISQNGNAYLEGFSDQWDPWQAYWRDPSAANREACRPSLSPKTIRDWQYGTGADPEKLSPDGYNLDIFYMARPGAEEIQLDLILDYRSNVAAYPAFQAYLRKHQPPLLAVWGKHDPAFIPPGAQAFRKDIPSAEVHLLDAGHFALETHAPEVAQYIRDFLSRKLQR from the coding sequence ATGACTCGTTCCGATTCGGTCAATTCATCGAACTGTAAGCCCGGCTTCAGCCGCCGCGGTATCTTGCAGGCGTCCGCGGTGGGAGCAGCGTCTGCCGTGGCCGGGTCATTTGCCAGCACGGCCTCAGCCAGCTCACCTCCTTCCGGCCGGCACAGCAGCGCCAAGCTCGATGATGCCTTCCGTGTCAGATTCCACACGCAAAAAGTCGGCGACGTCGAGGTGTTCTACCGCGAAGTCGGAGCGAAGGATGCGCCAGTACTGTTGCTGCTCCACGGCTTCCCGAGCGCAAGCCACATGTTCCGCACCCTGATGCCGCTGCTCGCCAGCCAGTACCGCCTGATCGCGCCCGACTTGCCCGGTTTCGGCAACACCCTGGCACCGCCGCGGGGCCAGTTCGATTACACCTTCGACAACCTCTACAAAGTGGTCGAGGGTTTCACCGAAGCACTGGGGCTGACCCGATACGCGCTGTACATCTTCGACTACGGGGCGCCCACCGGCCTGCGCCTCGCCGCCGCCAACCCGGAAAAGGTGACGGCCATCATCAGCCAGAACGGCAACGCCTACCTTGAAGGTTTCAGCGATCAGTGGGACCCGTGGCAGGCTTACTGGCGTGATCCTTCGGCGGCCAACCGCGAAGCCTGTCGACCGTCGCTGTCGCCCAAGACCATCCGCGACTGGCAATACGGCACCGGTGCCGATCCCGAGAAGCTCTCGCCCGACGGCTACAACCTCGACATTTTTTACATGGCCCGGCCCGGCGCGGAGGAAATACAGCTGGACCTGATTCTTGACTACCGCAGCAACGTCGCCGCCTATCCCGCGTTTCAGGCGTACTTGCGCAAGCACCAGCCGCCCTTGCTCGCGGTCTGGGGCAAGCACGACCCGGCGTTCATTCCGCCGGGTGCGCAAGCGTTTCGCAAGGACATCCCGAGTGCCGAGGTGCATCTTCTGGACGCCGGACACTTTGCGCTGGAGACCCATGCGCCCGAGGTCGCGCAGTACATCCGGGATTTCCTGTCACGGAAGCTGCAGCGGTGA
- the dctA gene encoding C4-dicarboxylate transporter DctA produces the protein METSQSRWYSQLYVQVLIGIVIGAAIGYFLPDIGAKLQPFADGFIKLIKMLLAPIIFGTVVVGIAKMGSIKEVGRIGVKALLYFEILSTIALVIGLIVVNIVKPGVGMNINVSALDGSAISKYSQAASEQGGTIDFFLNIIPHTFLGAFSNGVMLQVILLSVLMGIALVQMGETSKPLINTIDLFLQGLFKIVAMVMRLAPIGAGAGMAFTIGKYGIGTLLSLGQLLIALYLTTLIFIVVVLGSVARWSGMPLMQFLRYFKDEILITLGTCSTEAVLPRMMVKLEKLGCKKSVVGMVLPTGYTFNADGTCIYLTMAAIFIAQATNTPLTFADQLILLGVFLLTSKGSAGVAGAGFVTLAATLTTIHSIPLVGLVLLLGIDRFLNEARAVTNLIGNGIGTIAIAKWDNSFDVAACEREIAAMKTEKSQRKALAAQK, from the coding sequence GTGGAAACGTCCCAATCACGCTGGTATAGCCAGCTGTATGTGCAAGTGCTGATCGGCATCGTGATCGGCGCCGCCATCGGTTACTTCTTGCCAGACATCGGTGCCAAGCTCCAGCCCTTCGCCGATGGTTTCATCAAACTGATCAAGATGCTGTTGGCACCGATCATTTTCGGGACCGTCGTCGTGGGTATCGCGAAGATGGGCAGCATCAAAGAGGTGGGCCGAATCGGTGTGAAGGCCCTGCTCTACTTCGAGATTCTGTCCACCATCGCGCTGGTCATCGGCCTGATCGTCGTTAACATCGTCAAGCCGGGGGTCGGCATGAATATCAACGTCAGCGCCCTTGATGGCAGTGCTATCAGCAAGTACAGCCAGGCCGCCAGTGAACAGGGCGGGACCATTGATTTCTTTCTCAATATCATCCCTCACACTTTTCTCGGCGCCTTTTCCAACGGGGTCATGCTTCAGGTGATCCTGCTTTCTGTGTTGATGGGCATTGCGTTGGTGCAAATGGGCGAAACCAGCAAGCCGCTGATCAACACCATTGATCTGTTCCTGCAAGGCCTGTTCAAGATCGTTGCCATGGTCATGCGCCTGGCGCCGATCGGTGCGGGTGCAGGGATGGCCTTCACCATCGGCAAGTACGGCATCGGCACCCTGCTCTCTCTCGGTCAGCTGCTGATCGCCCTGTACCTCACCACGCTGATCTTCATCGTCGTCGTGCTGGGTTCCGTGGCAAGGTGGTCTGGCATGCCGCTGATGCAATTTCTGCGTTATTTCAAGGATGAAATTCTCATCACGCTGGGCACCTGTTCGACCGAAGCGGTGCTGCCACGCATGATGGTAAAACTGGAAAAACTGGGCTGCAAAAAATCGGTGGTGGGCATGGTGCTACCGACCGGTTACACGTTCAACGCCGACGGCACCTGCATCTACCTCACCATGGCCGCCATTTTCATTGCCCAGGCGACCAATACCCCGCTGACCTTTGCCGATCAGTTGATCTTGCTCGGAGTGTTCCTGCTGACGTCCAAAGGTTCGGCAGGTGTGGCAGGTGCGGGGTTCGTGACGCTGGCGGCAACCCTGACCACCATCCACTCCATTCCTCTGGTCGGGCTTGTTCTGCTGCTGGGCATTGATCGGTTCCTGAACGAAGCGCGGGCCGTGACCAATTTGATTGGTAATGGTATCGGCACCATCGCTATCGCCAAGTGGGACAACTCCTTCGACGTCGCGGCCTGCGAGCGCGAGATCGCGGCGATGAAAACCGAAAAATCCCAAAGGAAAGCCTTGGCGGCGCAGAAGTAA
- a CDS encoding mandelate racemase/muconate lactonizing enzyme family protein, producing MRIVDIREKTVSIASPIANAYIDFSKMTCSVVAVITDVIRDGKPVIGYGFNSNGRYGQGALMRDRFLSRVTEADPDTLVDHENNNLDPFAIWKTLMTNEKPGGHGERSVAVGTIDMAVWDAVAKIEGKPLYRLLADRYRNGVADDKVWVYAAGGYYYPGKDQTKLKAEMQSYLDRGYDVVKMKIGAVPLDEDIRRIEAVLEVVGDGRRLAVDANGRFDLETGIAYAEAIKKYNLFWYEEVGDPLDYALQAELANHYELPMATGENLFSHQDARNLLRHGGMRPDRDFLQFDCALSYGLVEYMRTLKVMEDMGWSSRRVVPHGGHQMSLNIAAGLHLGGNESYPDVFQPFGGFADGIKVENSYVGLPDIPGVGFEAKSALYAVMRELGEG from the coding sequence ATGCGCATCGTCGACATCCGTGAAAAAACCGTTTCCATTGCCTCGCCCATCGCCAACGCCTACATCGATTTTTCCAAAATGACTTGCTCGGTCGTGGCGGTGATCACCGATGTGATCCGCGACGGCAAACCTGTTATCGGCTATGGCTTCAACTCCAACGGTCGCTACGGCCAGGGCGCGCTGATGCGTGATCGCTTCCTGTCGCGCGTCACCGAAGCCGACCCCGACACCCTTGTCGATCATGAAAACAACAACCTCGACCCGTTCGCCATCTGGAAAACCCTGATGACCAACGAAAAGCCAGGCGGTCACGGAGAGCGCTCGGTCGCCGTCGGCACCATTGACATGGCGGTCTGGGACGCGGTCGCCAAGATCGAAGGCAAACCGCTGTATCGCCTGCTGGCTGATCGTTACCGCAACGGCGTGGCCGACGACAAAGTCTGGGTCTATGCCGCGGGCGGCTATTACTACCCAGGCAAGGACCAGACCAAGCTCAAGGCGGAAATGCAGAGCTACCTGGATCGCGGCTATGACGTGGTCAAAATGAAGATCGGCGCCGTGCCCCTGGACGAAGACATCCGCCGCATCGAAGCGGTGCTTGAGGTGGTGGGTGATGGTCGTCGTCTGGCGGTCGATGCCAACGGCCGTTTTGATCTGGAGACGGGCATTGCTTACGCCGAAGCCATCAAAAAGTACAACCTCTTCTGGTACGAAGAAGTCGGTGACCCGCTGGACTACGCACTCCAGGCCGAGCTTGCCAATCACTACGAACTGCCCATGGCCACCGGTGAAAACCTGTTTTCCCATCAGGACGCCCGCAACCTGCTGCGCCACGGCGGCATGCGCCCTGATCGCGACTTTCTGCAGTTCGACTGCGCGCTGTCCTACGGACTGGTGGAATACATGCGCACGCTGAAGGTGATGGAAGACATGGGCTGGTCGTCACGGCGCGTGGTGCCCCACGGTGGTCACCAGATGTCCTTGAACATCGCCGCCGGCCTGCACCTGGGCGGCAACGAATCCTACCCGGACGTGTTCCAGCCCTTCGGCGGTTTTGCCGACGGGATCAAGGTGGAAAACAGCTACGTCGGATTGCCGGATATTCCAGGTGTAGGGTTTGAAGCGAAGTCCGCCTTGTACGCCGTCATGCGCGAGTTGGGTGAAGGCTGA
- a CDS encoding LysR family transcriptional regulator → MELVWLEDLSALAEYGSFVRAAEARHVTQPAFSRRVRSLENWMGVELFVRTPQGATLTEAGRQILPSAQEAARHLYRMRNEAQEVAGMAARSLKFAATHSLSFTFFPKWLRSSENAALIEAVQLHSDSMAVCEQMLIHGQVQFLLCHRHPDVPPLLAPDQFISKTVGEDVLVPLASTSTRFGTTPAALPYLAYTHESGLGRIVAHRLRGKEDYLHLKPLFSSHLAAVLMSMALESKGVAWLPKSLTEQEVLEGRLVRALDESWDIPLEIHLTRPKAQLSQAAEAFWGEAGGGGGLALGGRAG, encoded by the coding sequence TTGGAACTCGTCTGGCTTGAAGATCTCTCGGCGCTTGCGGAGTACGGCAGCTTTGTCCGTGCCGCCGAGGCACGGCACGTTACCCAGCCGGCCTTTAGCCGCCGAGTTCGCTCGCTGGAGAACTGGATGGGCGTGGAGTTATTCGTGCGCACGCCTCAGGGCGCCACGCTGACGGAGGCGGGAAGGCAAATTCTGCCGAGCGCTCAGGAGGCGGCCCGGCACCTGTACCGGATGCGCAACGAGGCCCAGGAAGTGGCCGGAATGGCGGCGCGCTCACTCAAGTTCGCGGCCACGCATTCGCTGTCGTTCACTTTCTTTCCCAAGTGGCTGCGAAGCTCGGAAAACGCCGCGCTCATCGAGGCCGTGCAGCTGCACTCCGACAGCATGGCCGTCTGTGAGCAGATGCTGATCCACGGCCAGGTGCAGTTTCTGCTCTGCCATCGCCACCCCGACGTGCCGCCGCTGCTGGCGCCTGATCAGTTCATCAGCAAGACGGTCGGTGAGGACGTGCTGGTGCCCCTGGCAAGCACATCGACCCGCTTTGGCACCACGCCGGCGGCGTTGCCGTATCTGGCGTACACCCATGAATCCGGGCTGGGGCGCATCGTCGCCCACCGACTGCGGGGCAAGGAAGATTACCTTCACCTCAAACCGCTCTTCAGCAGCCACCTTGCGGCCGTACTCATGTCGATGGCCCTGGAAAGCAAAGGCGTGGCGTGGCTGCCGAAAAGCCTGACCGAGCAGGAAGTGCTGGAAGGGCGCCTGGTCAGAGCGCTGGATGAAAGCTGGGACATTCCGCTGGAAATTCACCTGACCCGGCCGAAGGCGCAGCTGAGTCAGGCGGCGGAGGCGTTTTGGGGTGAGGCGGGCGGTGGTGGCGGGTTGGCTTTGGGCGGACGGGCTGGGTGA
- the argE gene encoding acetylornithine deacetylase has product MSSREILAALIGFDTTSRESNLQLIEFVRAYLAGHQVPCELIFNDEGSKANLFATLGPDDRPGVVLSGHTDVVPVDGQAWTVPPFELSEKDGNFYGRGAADMKGFIACVLAAVPGLLAKPLRMPVHIALSYDEEVGCLGVRSLLAELEQRAIKPALCLIGEPTELKPVLGHKGKLAMRCDVHGAACHSAYAPQGVNAIEYAAELIGELGRIGSRLRAVELQDARFDPPFSTVQTGLISGGKALNIVPADCSFDFEIRTLPDQNAHDVARQLEQYARQHVVPEMQAINASSDIRFSQLSAYPGLATDARGEAAKLIAECCGSGNFTTVAFGTEGGLFDAIGIATVVCGPGSMDQGHKPDEFISVEQLDGCDRMLERLTQALRA; this is encoded by the coding sequence ATGAGCAGCCGAGAGATTCTGGCGGCACTGATCGGCTTCGACACCACCAGCCGCGAGTCCAATCTGCAATTGATCGAGTTCGTTCGCGCTTACCTCGCCGGGCATCAAGTGCCCTGCGAATTGATTTTCAATGATGAGGGCAGCAAGGCCAATCTCTTCGCCACCCTCGGTCCGGACGACCGGCCGGGGGTGGTGCTGTCCGGCCATACCGATGTAGTGCCGGTGGATGGGCAAGCGTGGACCGTGCCACCCTTCGAACTCAGTGAAAAGGACGGCAACTTTTACGGTCGCGGCGCAGCCGACATGAAAGGCTTTATTGCGTGCGTGCTTGCTGCCGTACCGGGTCTTCTCGCTAAGCCACTGCGTATGCCGGTGCATATCGCCTTGTCCTACGATGAAGAAGTCGGCTGCCTGGGCGTACGCAGCCTGCTCGCCGAGTTGGAACAGCGTGCGATCAAACCTGCGCTGTGCCTGATTGGTGAGCCCACTGAACTCAAGCCAGTGCTCGGTCACAAGGGCAAACTCGCGATGCGCTGCGATGTACACGGCGCGGCCTGTCATTCGGCCTATGCCCCACAGGGGGTTAATGCCATTGAGTACGCCGCTGAGCTGATCGGTGAGCTGGGTCGCATCGGGTCACGATTGCGTGCCGTGGAATTGCAGGATGCCCGCTTCGACCCGCCCTTCTCTACCGTACAGACCGGCCTGATCAGTGGCGGCAAAGCGCTGAATATCGTGCCTGCCGACTGCAGCTTCGACTTCGAGATACGCACCCTGCCCGATCAGAATGCCCACGATGTCGCCCGGCAACTGGAGCAATACGCGCGTCAGCACGTGGTACCAGAAATGCAAGCAATCAACGCTTCAAGCGATATCCGCTTCTCCCAGCTGTCCGCCTATCCAGGGCTGGCGACGGATGCCCGTGGCGAAGCGGCCAAGCTGATTGCCGAATGCTGTGGCTCCGGGAATTTCACCACTGTGGCGTTCGGCACCGAGGGCGGGTTATTCGATGCCATCGGTATAGCGACAGTCGTGTGCGGGCCCGGGAGCATGGATCAAGGGCACAAACCCGACGAATTCATCAGCGTAGAGCAACTGGATGGCTGCGATCGCATGCTCGAACGCCTGACTCAGGCACTACGCGCCTGA
- a CDS encoding DUF1028 domain-containing protein, with amino-acid sequence MTFSIIGRCAETGQLGIAISSSSIAVGARCPWLRPGVGAVATQNITLPALGSHVLDQLELGLSPEQATASVPAYDAFSRFRQVTVIDHQGNTAIFNGTETLGCVHSVAGEQCAGAGNMLADTAVIDAMVKAFETTGGQLADRLIAAMQAAMAAGGEAGPVHSAALKVVGDVSWPIIDLRVDWAEEDPITTLAQLWTAYRPQMQDYLTRALDPTQAPSYGVPGDE; translated from the coding sequence ATGACGTTTTCCATCATTGGCCGCTGCGCCGAAACCGGTCAGCTGGGCATCGCCATCAGCTCTTCAAGCATTGCCGTCGGCGCGCGCTGCCCTTGGTTACGTCCAGGCGTAGGCGCGGTCGCGACCCAGAACATCACGCTGCCAGCTTTGGGCAGCCATGTGCTTGATCAGCTGGAGCTTGGCCTGTCACCCGAACAGGCGACTGCCTCCGTGCCGGCCTACGACGCGTTCAGCCGGTTTCGTCAGGTGACTGTCATCGATCATCAGGGCAACACCGCGATCTTCAACGGCACCGAAACCCTGGGCTGCGTGCACTCGGTAGCGGGTGAACAATGCGCCGGCGCCGGGAACATGCTGGCCGATACGGCCGTCATCGATGCAATGGTCAAGGCCTTCGAAACCACTGGCGGGCAATTGGCCGATCGCTTGATCGCCGCCATGCAAGCCGCGATGGCGGCCGGTGGCGAAGCGGGCCCTGTGCATTCAGCTGCCTTGAAAGTGGTGGGCGACGTGAGCTGGCCGATCATTGACCTGCGCGTCGACTGGGCCGAGGAAGATCCAATTACAACGCTGGCCCAATTGTGGACCGCCTACCGCCCGCAAATGCAGGACTACCTGACGCGGGCCCTCGACCCGACCCAGGCGCCGAGCTACGGCGTACCGGGAGACGAATGA
- a CDS encoding ABC transporter permease, with amino-acid sequence MTRSNRDKWLGHAGRLLVGLILLFVLLPTIVVIISSFSSTSVLFFPPKGWSLRWFDRALAYDDFRKGFYAGLIVTAWASSLAVVIGTMLAIAIHRFDFRFKRLLEGVLLSPLFIPHFTIGLGLLMLVAQLNLGRGYALVIFCHILLVLPFVLRSLYVSLHNLEQRIELAAASLGASPLRVVWTITVPLMIPGLFGGWLFAAILSFNEFTASLFVTTQANQTLPVAMYNYVREFADPTLAALSVMYIAVTATLLMLANRFLGLGRVLNVEGAR; translated from the coding sequence ATGACGCGTTCCAATCGCGACAAATGGCTCGGCCACGCGGGCCGCCTGCTGGTGGGGCTGATTCTGCTGTTCGTGCTGCTGCCCACGATCGTGGTGATCATCTCCTCGTTCAGCAGCACCTCAGTGCTGTTCTTTCCGCCCAAAGGCTGGTCGTTGCGCTGGTTCGATCGAGCCCTTGCCTACGACGATTTTCGCAAGGGGTTCTACGCCGGGCTGATCGTCACCGCCTGGGCCTCAAGCCTCGCAGTGGTGATCGGTACGATGCTCGCCATCGCCATCCATCGCTTCGATTTCCGCTTCAAGCGCCTGCTCGAAGGCGTGTTGCTGTCGCCGCTGTTCATCCCGCATTTCACCATCGGGCTGGGGCTGCTGATGCTGGTGGCGCAGCTCAATCTGGGGCGCGGATATGCGCTGGTGATCTTCTGCCACATTCTGCTGGTGCTGCCATTCGTCCTGCGCAGCCTGTATGTGTCTCTGCACAATCTGGAACAGCGTATCGAGCTGGCCGCCGCCAGTCTTGGGGCCTCGCCATTGCGGGTGGTGTGGACCATCACCGTGCCGCTGATGATTCCGGGGCTGTTCGGTGGCTGGCTGTTCGCAGCCATTTTGTCGTTCAACGAATTCACCGCCTCGCTGTTCGTCACCACCCAGGCCAACCAGACCTTACCGGTAGCGATGTATAACTACGTGCGCGAATTCGCCGACCCGACCCTGGCTGCGCTGTCGGTGATGTACATCGCCGTGACCGCAACATTACTGATGCTGGCCAATCGTTTTCTGGGATTGGGCCGCGTGCTGAATGTCGAAGGGGCACGCTGA
- a CDS encoding ABC transporter permease → MTRRPAFVLWFVLPSALTAIGLTIAMLTVLQYSVRAYVPGSLDVGGFTLDNFQDLLKSLYAQAFFNTVSLSFKTALFGLLLSYPLAYALVRTRTGWLKSSILIIAITPLFLGEVVRTYSWIIVLGSSGFLNSLLLAMGVIDTPLRLMFTQTGVVLALVHVTMPIMVLMLATGLSHIDPAYEKAATSLGAGPIRAFLTVTLPLSLPGIVASLTTAFAWTFSAFATPQLIGGGKVSTIATLVYQLGFSSLNFPFAAALSVAGLVLTILLLTALKRMTRSLHPVGGH, encoded by the coding sequence ATGACTCGAAGACCTGCGTTTGTCCTGTGGTTCGTGCTGCCGTCGGCGTTGACCGCCATCGGCCTGACGATCGCGATGCTGACCGTGCTGCAATACAGCGTGCGCGCCTACGTTCCAGGCTCACTGGACGTGGGCGGGTTCACGCTCGATAACTTCCAGGATCTGCTCAAGAGTCTATATGCCCAGGCGTTCTTCAACACCGTGTCCTTGAGTTTCAAAACGGCCCTGTTTGGCCTGTTGCTCAGCTATCCGCTGGCCTACGCGCTGGTCCGTACCCGCACTGGCTGGCTGAAGTCGAGCATCCTGATTATCGCCATCACCCCGCTGTTCCTCGGCGAAGTGGTGCGCACCTACTCCTGGATCATTGTGCTGGGCAGCAGCGGTTTTCTGAACAGCCTGTTGCTGGCCATGGGCGTGATCGACACACCGCTGCGATTGATGTTCACCCAGACCGGCGTGGTCCTGGCATTGGTTCACGTGACAATGCCGATCATGGTCCTAATGCTCGCCACCGGGCTGTCGCACATTGATCCGGCCTACGAGAAAGCCGCCACCAGCCTGGGCGCCGGGCCAATTCGCGCGTTTCTCACGGTGACGCTTCCGTTGTCATTGCCGGGCATCGTCGCCAGCCTGACGACCGCATTCGCCTGGACCTTCAGCGCTTTTGCCACGCCGCAGCTGATCGGCGGTGGCAAGGTCAGCACCATCGCCACGCTGGTCTATCAACTGGGCTTTTCGTCTTTGAATTTTCCGTTCGCTGCGGCACTGAGCGTCGCGGGCCTGGTGCTGACGATCTTGCTGCTGACGGCGCTCAAGCGCATGACGCGCTCCCTGCACCCCGTCGGAGGCCATTGA
- a CDS encoding polyamine ABC transporter substrate-binding protein has product MLRNVIALTLLSASLLAAANANAADKLVVSTWGGSFKDLIDEAIGKAFTKQTGVEVEYITGGTIDRLNKAKLAGTAESDLTFTTSHVGWLYTNDKLFETLDMSKIPNAANLVHQARLSPSHIGVWGYVYTIGYRPDLVPKGVAFDSWADLWKPELKGTLALPDWDPSHIIAVSAKLSGSDAEHWKKGEDKLKALIPNIKSFYTNDANSQQLIATGETPVQVMLSMNAYHMMEEGVNIKLAIPREGAVLGVDAMGINTGSKHADLAYTFMNIALSPEVQAKIARINRGSPVVTNAHVDPEVAKLPGMLTTPAQWDATLNIDPELRARKSAEWRKWFSENIMAH; this is encoded by the coding sequence ATGCTGCGTAACGTCATTGCGTTGACCTTGTTGAGCGCGAGCCTGCTGGCCGCCGCGAATGCCAACGCCGCCGACAAACTGGTAGTCAGCACTTGGGGCGGCAGCTTCAAAGACCTGATCGACGAAGCCATCGGCAAAGCGTTCACCAAGCAGACCGGCGTTGAAGTCGAGTACATCACCGGCGGCACCATCGACCGCCTCAACAAGGCCAAGCTCGCTGGCACCGCCGAGTCGGACCTGACCTTCACGACGTCCCATGTAGGCTGGCTGTACACCAACGACAAGCTGTTCGAAACCCTGGACATGAGCAAGATTCCCAATGCCGCCAACCTGGTGCATCAGGCCAGATTGAGCCCGTCGCACATTGGCGTTTGGGGCTACGTCTACACCATCGGCTATCGGCCGGATCTGGTACCCAAAGGCGTGGCCTTCGACAGTTGGGCGGACCTGTGGAAGCCCGAACTAAAAGGCACGCTGGCCCTGCCCGACTGGGACCCGAGCCACATCATCGCGGTCTCGGCAAAGCTCTCGGGCAGCGACGCCGAGCACTGGAAAAAAGGCGAGGACAAGCTCAAGGCGCTGATTCCCAACATCAAGTCGTTCTACACCAACGACGCCAACAGCCAGCAGTTGATTGCCACCGGCGAGACACCGGTGCAGGTCATGCTGTCCATGAACGCCTATCACATGATGGAAGAAGGCGTGAACATCAAGCTCGCCATCCCCAGGGAAGGCGCGGTACTGGGCGTTGATGCGATGGGCATAAACACCGGCAGCAAGCACGCAGACCTGGCTTATACCTTCATGAACATCGCCTTGTCGCCAGAAGTACAAGCGAAGATCGCCAGGATCAACCGTGGCAGCCCGGTGGTGACCAATGCCCATGTCGATCCGGAAGTCGCAAAGCTGCCGGGGATGCTCACAACCCCTGCTCAGTGGGACGCGACCCTGAACATCGACCCTGAGCTGCGCGCCCGGAAATCGGCAGAATGGCGCAAGTGGTTCTCTGAAAACATCATGGCGCACTGA
- a CDS encoding 2-hydroxyacid dehydrogenase, with translation MTSTLVFYSEHDSFEEWSALLTPLLPGVRICQPHDVNDPDSVHVVLGWKPPQGFFAQYQQLKLLVNLGAGVDSLVGRDDLPAVPITRISDPDMGRMMASYVLFAVLRYARDIPAFERAQCERRWHYLHPRLPSSVRVGVLGLGELGSYAALELARQGFDVRGWSRSEKQLDNVTCVNGMARLDGFLGSSDILVVMLPLTPQTHGLLNAERLALLPKGSCFVNVSRGAIVDQHALTAALASGQISEATLDVFDREPLPPEDPLWALDNVLITPHLASVAIPATAAQQVADNIQRLNRGEPVLNQVDPARGY, from the coding sequence ATGACATCGACCCTGGTGTTTTACAGCGAGCACGACAGTTTCGAAGAATGGAGCGCGCTGCTCACCCCGCTGCTGCCTGGCGTGCGCATCTGCCAGCCCCATGACGTCAACGACCCGGACAGCGTGCACGTGGTGCTCGGGTGGAAACCGCCGCAGGGTTTCTTCGCGCAATATCAGCAGCTCAAATTGCTGGTCAACCTGGGGGCTGGCGTCGATTCGCTGGTGGGTCGCGATGACTTGCCGGCCGTGCCGATCACACGTATTTCCGATCCCGATATGGGTCGCATGATGGCCAGCTACGTGCTCTTTGCGGTGCTGCGTTATGCCCGCGACATCCCGGCCTTCGAACGCGCCCAATGCGAGCGGCGCTGGCACTACTTGCACCCGCGCTTGCCTTCCAGCGTGCGGGTCGGGGTGCTGGGCTTGGGAGAGCTGGGCTCCTATGCAGCGCTCGAGCTGGCGCGCCAGGGTTTCGATGTGCGCGGCTGGTCACGTTCGGAAAAACAGCTGGATAACGTTACTTGCGTGAACGGGATGGCCCGTCTGGACGGCTTCCTTGGCAGCAGCGACATTCTGGTGGTGATGCTGCCACTGACGCCGCAAACCCATGGCTTGCTCAACGCCGAACGGCTGGCTCTGTTACCCAAGGGCAGTTGCTTCGTCAACGTCTCCCGGGGTGCCATCGTCGATCAGCATGCGTTGACCGCTGCACTCGCCAGCGGGCAGATCAGCGAGGCGACACTGGACGTGTTCGATCGCGAGCCGTTGCCGCCCGAGGACCCGCTCTGGGCGCTGGACAACGTGCTGATCACACCCCATCTGGCTTCGGTGGCCATACCAGCCACCGCCGCGCAGCAAGTGGCCGACAACATTCAGCGACTCAATCGAGGTGAGCCTGTGCTGAATCAGGTTGATCCGGCCCGCGGTTATTGA
- a CDS encoding type II 3-dehydroquinate dehydratase: MPRTVFFLNGPNANLYGLDTKGTYGSESFASIETRCLRHAAELGLQLEFRQSNHEGVLVDWIQEARLHADAVIINAAGLSYSSVPILDALLAFDGPIIEAHMSNIWKRESFRHHSYVSKAATGVIAGLGALGYRLALTAVAELLDVQTGEAQSLGAQP; this comes from the coding sequence ATGCCCCGTACCGTGTTTTTCCTTAACGGCCCCAACGCCAACCTCTACGGGCTGGACACTAAAGGCACCTACGGCAGCGAAAGCTTTGCCAGCATCGAAACCCGCTGTCTGCGCCACGCCGCCGAACTGGGCTTGCAACTGGAGTTTCGCCAGAGCAATCACGAAGGCGTATTGGTGGACTGGATTCAGGAAGCGCGCCTGCACGCCGACGCCGTGATCATAAATGCTGCCGGCCTGAGCTATAGCTCGGTGCCGATTCTCGACGCGCTGCTCGCCTTCGACGGCCCGATCATCGAAGCGCACATGAGCAACATCTGGAAGCGCGAGAGTTTCCGTCATCACTCCTACGTGTCCAAGGCCGCCACCGGGGTCATTGCGGGGCTCGGCGCCCTCGGTTATCGACTGGCGCTCACGGCGGTGGCGGAACTATTGGACGTGCAGACCGGTGAAGCTCAGTCACTGGGGGCCCAACCATGA